The Chionomys nivalis chromosome 6, mChiNiv1.1, whole genome shotgun sequence sequence CTGTACTGCCATCTTTCCTCTGCATAAAGTGTAAAAAATACTTCTCTTAAGATTTTTAAGTGATACCTCAATCATTTCTAATAATTCTGGATAATTTTTATAAGTCTTTCATTTAAATTACTcttttaattggtttttttttctgcagcacttttatttttctttacacaaTGACATGTTGCTGGGGCCTAATGTTCTCACTGAACAGTAGAAAACCAAAATTTGTCTTTTCTTAAATTGAGTACAAAAAACCttacataaattaaaagaatgaatACATTTACAGGTGTCAATGCAAATGTTCCCAACTCAAAGCAAGTAACAACCCACGCGGTCAGGAGGGAAAACACCAGAACTGGGTCCTAAGGCTCCGACTTTCCCACCCTGTTAGACCGGCAAGACGGAAGTGGTAACTGGTTCAGGAACCCTTGCCAGCCTCGAGAAATCCTGGAAGTCAGCAGTCAGTAATACCCTGCACAGATCACTGCACGGTGCTCACACACCCACCAGGCTGGGGGTTCTCGTCCACAGCATGCTCTCGCTCTCCCCAGCCACCTAGGGACCGAGCCACATGACTAAGGACTAAATCAAGATATGCACAGGGCATTAAACATGTACCAAGGGAACAGTTAACTTGAATACAAGGTCAAAAATCAGCCACAAGTTCTACAATCCAGTGCTGATATTGGATACAAGCTTCAAGGACAAATTTCTTTTCAAAGGCTTATTCCAGTTTCATGAGGCTAGCGAGAGGTGTGTACATTTGCCAGGGCAAATTGATACTTCAGAATCAGCTCATGCAGCAGATGCCTGGCACCTGCTCAGTCCATCTAGAAGCATTTGCGGTGGACGATGGAGGGGCCCGACTCGTCGGACTCCTGCTTGCTGATCCACATCTGCTGGAAGGTGGACAGTGAGGCCAGGATGGAGCCGCCGATCCAGACCGAGTACTTGCGCTCAGGGGGAGCGATGATCTTGATCTTCATCGTGCTGGGCGCTAGGGCTGTGATCTCCTTCTGCATCCTGTCGGCAATGCCTGGGTACATGGTGGTACCACCGGACAACACTGTGTTGGCATACAGATCCTTGTGGATGTCCACGCCACACTTCATGATGGAGTTGAAGGTGGTCTCGTGGATGCCACAGGACTCCATGCCCAGGAAGGAATGCTGGAAGAGAGCCTCTGGACACCGGAACCGCTCATTGCTGATGGGGACGTTGCCCTGGATTTTGAGCAGGAAATGGCCACTGTCGCGTCGTCCTCTTCCTTGGAGAAGAGCTATGAGCTGCCTGATGGGAAGGTgatcttttaattgtttttattgagctataagtTTTTCTCTCCTCGCCccactttctctcccttcctcttctaccATTTCACATGGTCCCCACActtccaatttacttaggagatcttgtctttttctattttctttgatgaccaacttcttgatgtctttgtatattttgaagatcagctcTCTCTCttatgtgggattggtgaagatcttttcccattctataggctgccttttgtcttcttgaccaagccctttctttacagaagcttctcaaattcaggaggtcccatttattgtttctctatgtctgtgctactggggttatatttaggaaatggtctcctgtgccaatgcgttcaagtatgcttcccactttctcttctatgagtttcagtgttgttggctttatgttgaggtctttgatccaattgAACTTGTATTTTGTGCATggaaatagatatggatctattttcattcttctactacatgttaatatccagttatgccagaaccatggCTTATTTTcggttttatattttttgctgctttgtcaaaaatcaggtgttctgtGAATTAATATCTCTGTTTCTTCTATTTGTGAGTAGATACAAGAAAGCCACTGCTAAAAACTACTCTTTATAACTAAAAATATGCATCtgacacattaaaaattaaagcataatATTTTGTGACATAtattatagatatatatatataattttatgaccTCCAAGTAAAATAGATTTCAtggtattcattttatatataaatatactgtgACTTGTAGCTTTTATATGACGTTGTAGCTGAGGGATAAATTACTCAAAGCTGTTAAAACTTCCTATCCTAAGACCTCTTCTTCATGGAAGAATTTCTTTCAGCCCTGACATAAATAATCCATGgagcacacattttaaaattatttgcatttAGTTTTATATGAATGTACTGATTACTTCAAATTCATTATTGATAATTTAATAGGCAATTTTGGGTTTTACAGAGCCTCAGATTCATCTTTTTAAGCAGAAATAATTAGGGTGTATGTATAAGTGTAAGGAAATTCTCACAAAGCTTTCCAACTGTATAGATCTAGACATAAATTTCACTGTAAGCTTTATTTTGAGTATTaagaattctctttctttattggtACTGGGTTTTGAGAAAATGGTTTTATATCAAAGAAGAAATATCttcaaaacaatttaaatatttttaaattccctGTTATTCTTGATCTTGTTTAATTATTATGAGAATGGGAAATCATTGTGAGTATCTTTTTTCTGGTATGAAAGACTTGAAGAGAGAAGTCACATTTACTTATGGATAATTTTTTTACAATTGAAAAGTTTTTATGAATGATTCAGATGATCTATTTTTAACCCAAGTGCATATTAAATTTCAATACTGttaattcttctgattttgaaattttgtaattatgaataaaaaaatcaaaataagtctCTTCAACTTAAAATAACCTGatgaaaaataacaattttttttactatatccATGAACTCACTGCTCTTTTAGTGAGATAAAATATGCCAACCCTGTTTTCTGTCATCTAGAGAAAGTAGTCATTGTCTCTAGGGAATGAACAAAAGGTGTCTTGAGTGCTGTTGGCTCTCATCAGCTCCTATCTGGAAGAATCCATCATCCACCACATTGTTAGCTATGCCCCTGGTCTAGTTGAGAGGAATTTCTCATGGTCCTTTGTAGATATTTACCAATATATATCTACATCAATAGATGTAACATAtgtcatatatatcatatatttacctAACTAATCAAAagtttattgtgtatatgtttctgtggTATAAAAACTAAGTGAAGATGAACTCATGAATCAAAGCAAATTCAAAAAGTGATAGGCAGAAAGTATATGCACCTAAGGTTATTTTTTCCCCttccaacagtttttttttttttttagaagcacaatcagtttctttatctgcttCAAACAGTTTTAATCAGAGGCACCCAAATCACTGTTTGTCTCTGGAATTATACAGCGTTCATAAGATCTGCACAGGAGATTCTTCATGCTTCAGTCGAAGTCTACACACATCTAGATATGCTACATATAGATTATCAATGTAAAAAATGATCTGTAATAATACCTCATCTGGGTTCTTAGAAATCAGTATTCAATCCAAATTGAGACACTGAAAACAATCACACAAAGAAATCTCATTGTAATACAATATTCAAAAGCTTAAATACTAATACATTACATAAAAGCTCTCAAATAGTAACACAACTTTATATATTATGTTATTAAAAAGTACATGAATATGGCATTTCATTTGGGGAAAATGTTTTCTTATGGTGATATTATAGAAAACAGTCTACCTAAtattagaggacaacttgtaagtgGGTATGGATTGTCACAGACCTGTGAACTGAGGGATatgctgcatgtgtgtggtacatggcagacaatgaaggctgatgagaagtcaaggaaaatggcactaggtttcgatcctaatacatgaactggctttgtgggagcctagcctgtttggatgctcaccttcctggacctagatagaagtgggaggaccttggacttcctgcagggcagggaatttggactgctcttcagtacctagagggaggggatatggagtgggggggggagagggagaggtgtgggaagagggggagggaaatgggaaacggggaggaggaagaaattttaattaaaaaagaataaaatggagaaaaaaaagatttaattcaTCAAAAAGAAGTATAATATGTATGAGTTAAATTGCCCGTAGATAACTGTGAAAATATTGCTACACTGAAAGTATCTCCTGAACAATAAAACACTCTGGACTGTATTTGTATCTTTAAAATAAGTACCACAGAAGAATTGGTCATGCTAGAATTTTCTGAATCATACCCTAATTAGGACTAAATAGtatgccaaagcagctttattcattaccaatggttcacagcatatagaggggaatcacATATCATTTACCAATCTGACCAATGTCAATAAAGAATAAACCTTTGGG is a genomic window containing:
- the LOC130876343 gene encoding actin, alpha skeletal muscle — its product is MQTLTAVTLVWFEASGLCYTSNAGAVLTGTLPGHSTAALCYPLPFCILRIPTSVLRKITDGMDIGVDQYISLILGLISCRVCQPVSFPLYSRPGQLIALLQGRGRRDSGHFLLKIQGNVPISNERFRCPEALFQHSFLGMESCGIHETTFNSIMKCGVDIHKDLYANTVLSGGTTMYPGIADRMQKEITALAPSTMKIKIIAPPERKYSVWIGGSILASLSTFQQMWISKQESDESGPSIVHRKCF